From a region of the Thermodesulfobacteriota bacterium genome:
- a CDS encoding class I SAM-dependent methyltransferase, which produces MNRINNKDSKQKANNLKSKCPLCKSIGFFSFQGRDLLYNKPEIYKYMECSRCAAVYQEPMPSLDEIVRYYPDDYDVYTNIPPLKPFSWSKRGVLRYKYNYSHLNVPMLFRLISPAISFFLYRDEIRFIRKGKGLDIGCGNGKFIRDMNFLGWQFEGVEFNPIAVDICHKAGLKVFQGDLHSAAFKDNSFDIVTTRQVIEHIPEPVNFIKEIARILKSGGRLVIKTPNSKSLGRRWFGKFWFANEIPRHLILFCPTNLNMLARRFGLRQITVKTLTRPRII; this is translated from the coding sequence ATGAATAGAATTAATAACAAAGATTCAAAACAAAAAGCAAACAACCTGAAATCAAAATGCCCTCTTTGCAAGTCTATTGGATTTTTTTCTTTCCAAGGCAGAGACCTTCTGTATAACAAACCCGAAATTTATAAATACATGGAGTGCAGCCGTTGTGCAGCTGTATATCAGGAACCCATGCCGTCACTGGATGAAATTGTTAGGTATTATCCTGACGATTACGATGTCTATACAAATATACCTCCTTTAAAGCCGTTTAGCTGGTCCAAACGCGGAGTTTTACGCTATAAATATAACTATTCCCACTTAAATGTACCAATGTTGTTTAGACTGATATCTCCAGCAATTTCATTTTTTCTATACCGTGATGAGATCAGGTTTATTCGCAAAGGAAAAGGACTGGACATTGGTTGCGGCAATGGAAAATTTATCAGGGACATGAATTTCCTTGGCTGGCAGTTTGAAGGGGTGGAGTTTAACCCAATTGCAGTCGATATTTGTCACAAGGCCGGCCTTAAAGTATTTCAGGGTGATTTACACAGCGCAGCATTCAAAGACAACAGTTTTGACATAGTTACCACACGTCAGGTTATAGAGCACATCCCTGAACCGGTCAACTTTATAAAAGAAATCGCCCGCATCCTAAAAAGTGGGGGAAGGCTGGTAATAAAAACGCCAAACAGTAAGTCCCTGGGACGACGATGGTTTGGTAAGTTTTGGTTTGCAAACGAAATACCACGCCATCTAATACTTTTTTGTCCGACAAATCTTAATATGCTGGCCAGGCGTTTTGGATTACGACAAATTACAGTAAAAACATTAACTAGGCCAAGAATAATAC
- a CDS encoding glycosyltransferase family 4 protein: MKQLAFLMHKSFQGRFRVKEFIPFFKKHGVEVELVRVSEDMISRYRNFKHLSNFDMVIVQRKLLSPIDLFFVRHFAKKMIFDFDDAIMYRSSRHGNHHSWSKMKKFKAMMIAVDGVIAGNTYLKNEAAKFISPEKIYVIPTIVDLKEYSIKNYDTTKKDFIIGWIGTSGNLHYLKSIAPALEKLNKKYKNIKLKIVCDRFFDLNNIEVIKKIWRPEDVEQDLKSFDVGVMPIKDDLWARGKCGLKVVQYLAAGVPAVVSPVGLNKDLAIPDKTGFWANDIEDWTDKISQLVDHPNKRMKMGLAGRKLVQDKYSLQTQAPRYLAILKKITSGGI, encoded by the coding sequence ATGAAACAACTAGCCTTTTTAATGCATAAAAGTTTTCAGGGGAGATTCCGCGTTAAAGAATTTATCCCATTTTTTAAAAAACACGGCGTCGAAGTAGAACTTGTTCGCGTATCAGAAGATATGATTTCGCGGTACCGGAATTTTAAACATCTTTCTAATTTTGATATGGTGATTGTTCAAAGAAAATTGCTTTCACCTATCGATCTTTTTTTTGTCAGGCATTTTGCAAAAAAGATGATATTCGATTTTGATGACGCTATCATGTACCGTTCTTCACGCCACGGAAATCATCATTCATGGAGCAAAATGAAAAAATTTAAAGCCATGATGATAGCGGTTGACGGAGTTATTGCGGGAAACACTTATCTAAAAAATGAAGCGGCGAAATTTATTTCACCGGAAAAAATTTATGTGATACCCACCATTGTTGATTTAAAGGAGTACAGCATAAAAAATTATGATACAACAAAAAAAGATTTCATTATTGGATGGATTGGTACTTCGGGAAATCTTCATTACCTGAAATCGATAGCCCCGGCTCTGGAAAAACTGAATAAGAAATATAAAAATATTAAGCTTAAAATTGTATGTGACCGTTTCTTTGACTTAAACAATATTGAAGTGATAAAAAAGATATGGAGACCGGAGGACGTAGAACAAGATCTGAAAAGTTTTGATGTGGGCGTTATGCCGATTAAAGATGATCTTTGGGCTCGAGGAAAGTGCGGCCTCAAAGTAGTACAGTATCTTGCTGCAGGTGTCCCCGCTGTGGTTTCTCCCGTGGGTTTGAATAAAGACCTGGCAATTCCTGATAAAACCGGTTTTTGGGCGAATGACATAGAAGATTGGACAGATAAAATTTCGCAATTGGTTGATCATCCGAATAAAAGAATGAAAATGGGCCTTGCAGGTAGAAAACTGGTACAAGATAAATACTCCCTTCAGACTCAGGCGCCGAGATATCTCGCTATATTAAAAAAGATAACCAGTGGGGGTATTTAG